One window of the Conexibacter sp. SYSU D00693 genome contains the following:
- a CDS encoding NAD(P)/FAD-dependent oxidoreductase has translation MAAPTARRAVPETVDVVVAGARCAGSAAAIALARAGRRVVVVDRAHFPSDTLSTHVNFPSAVAEIDKLGALDRVLACDPPRAHHGMVEAAGVRCLERFATVDGIDFGICVPRPHFDHALVQTAREAGAEVRERTSLEEVLWRDGRVAGVVVRDAEGERREIRCKLLVGADGRRSTVARLVGAARPYRGSRNGRGCAFFTMDDPQLGTAWRDRLVQFRAEETHALVFPCPDDRVLCLFMGPAADVARFRKDPDGMWERMLDELPAVRERLGGATNRSKLRSTADTVAFFRRSSGPGWALAGDAGHFKDPIIGQGMRDAMRFGRLLGEGVAPVLDDARALDAAAVAVEARRDRECLPTYHWGNRESRVFSVSPLVQEVLRGWDGADPPRLLEMFDRVTEPHRALNPLVGARAMARAALRPGVDRRALAAEVLEELRLDLDVWREQRRGGFRVAKPTRDERRDWVWPPAERSAPRPQPAAADEAAPAEVVAA, from the coding sequence ATGGCCGCCCCGACCGCCCGCCGCGCCGTCCCCGAGACCGTCGACGTCGTCGTCGCCGGCGCCCGCTGCGCGGGCTCCGCGGCCGCGATCGCCCTGGCCCGCGCGGGCCGGCGCGTCGTCGTCGTGGACCGCGCGCACTTCCCCTCGGACACGCTCTCGACGCACGTGAACTTCCCGTCCGCCGTCGCCGAGATCGACAAGCTCGGCGCGCTGGACCGCGTGCTGGCGTGCGACCCGCCGCGGGCGCACCACGGCATGGTCGAGGCGGCGGGCGTGCGCTGCCTCGAGCGCTTCGCGACGGTCGACGGGATCGACTTCGGCATCTGCGTGCCGCGCCCGCACTTCGACCACGCGCTGGTGCAGACGGCGCGCGAGGCGGGCGCGGAGGTGCGCGAGCGCACGAGCCTCGAGGAGGTCCTGTGGCGCGACGGCCGCGTCGCCGGCGTCGTCGTGCGCGACGCCGAGGGCGAGCGGCGGGAGATCCGTTGCAAGCTCCTCGTCGGCGCCGACGGCCGGCGCTCGACCGTCGCGCGGCTCGTCGGGGCGGCGCGGCCCTACCGCGGCTCGCGCAACGGGCGCGGCTGCGCGTTCTTCACCATGGACGACCCGCAGCTCGGCACGGCGTGGCGCGACCGGCTCGTGCAGTTCCGGGCCGAGGAGACCCACGCCCTGGTCTTCCCGTGCCCGGACGACCGGGTCCTGTGCCTCTTCATGGGCCCGGCGGCCGACGTCGCGCGGTTCCGCAAGGACCCCGACGGGATGTGGGAGCGGATGCTCGACGAGCTGCCCGCGGTGCGCGAGCGCCTGGGTGGCGCGACGAACCGCTCCAAGCTGCGCTCGACGGCCGACACGGTCGCGTTCTTCCGCCGCTCGAGCGGCCCGGGATGGGCGCTGGCGGGCGACGCCGGCCACTTCAAGGACCCGATCATCGGCCAGGGGATGCGCGACGCGATGCGCTTCGGCCGGCTGCTCGGCGAGGGCGTGGCGCCCGTGCTCGACGACGCCCGGGCGCTCGACGCCGCGGCGGTCGCCGTCGAGGCGCGGCGCGACCGCGAGTGCCTGCCGACCTACCACTGGGGCAACCGCGAGTCGCGCGTCTTCTCCGTGTCGCCCCTCGTGCAGGAGGTGCTGCGCGGCTGGGACGGCGCCGACCCGCCGCGGCTGCTCGAGATGTTCGACCGCGTCACCGAGCCGCACCGGGCGCTGAACCCGCTCGTCGGGGCTCGCGCGATGGCCCGTGCCGCGCTGCGCCCCGGCGTCGACCGGCGCGCGCTCGCCGCGGAGGTCCTCGAGGAGCTGCGCCTCGACCTCGACGTCTGGCGCGAGCAGCGCCGCGGAGGGTTCCGGGTGGCGAAGCCCACGCGCGACGAGCGCCGCGACTGGGTCTGGCCGCCGGCGGAGCGCTCGGCGCCCCGGCCGCAGCCGGCCGCCGCGGACGAGGCCGCGCCCGCCGAGGTGGTGGCGGCGTGA
- a CDS encoding carbon-nitrogen hydrolase family protein, producing the protein MSSGPQTRRVVAVQLAVELGEVERNLRHVRDVVGQAVREHAPDMVFLPESANTPNVHHPAMRRTTEAVAGETLATLRRLARDHGCVVGGGFLAVRGGDAYGTYAVCEPDGAVHLHDKDQPSMWENHSSRGGDDPGIADTAHGPIGVANGFEWLRSRTAARVRGRVRLMAGGMCFPSFPKWAVTAPWFWRREHATMVELARETPPRMARVLGVPCVHPSHVGEVTMRTPFAPGVPWPTEMLGETQVCDASGQTLGRLSFADGEGWVCADVDWVEPSAARPENPVPEHFWMPVLPWTVHAVWYATNAAGRAGYALRKRRGDFPWQAWPPEVREADLPDCVPAGMLALDGEVPQPVA; encoded by the coding sequence GTGAGCAGCGGGCCGCAGACGCGCCGCGTCGTCGCCGTCCAGCTCGCGGTGGAGCTCGGCGAGGTCGAGCGCAACCTGCGCCACGTCCGCGACGTCGTCGGCCAGGCGGTGCGCGAGCACGCGCCGGACATGGTCTTCCTGCCCGAGAGCGCGAACACGCCGAACGTCCACCACCCGGCGATGCGCCGCACGACCGAGGCGGTGGCGGGCGAGACGCTCGCGACGCTGCGGCGCCTCGCGCGCGACCACGGCTGCGTCGTCGGCGGCGGGTTCCTGGCGGTGCGCGGCGGCGACGCGTACGGGACCTACGCGGTCTGCGAGCCCGACGGAGCCGTCCACCTGCACGACAAGGACCAGCCGTCGATGTGGGAGAACCACAGCTCCCGCGGCGGCGACGACCCCGGCATCGCCGACACCGCGCACGGGCCGATCGGCGTGGCCAACGGCTTCGAGTGGCTGCGCAGCCGGACGGCTGCACGGGTTCGCGGGCGGGTCCGGCTCATGGCCGGCGGCATGTGCTTCCCGTCGTTCCCGAAGTGGGCGGTCACCGCGCCGTGGTTCTGGCGGCGCGAGCACGCGACGATGGTCGAGCTCGCCCGCGAGACGCCGCCGCGGATGGCCAGGGTCCTCGGCGTCCCGTGCGTGCATCCCTCGCACGTCGGCGAGGTGACGATGCGGACGCCCTTCGCGCCGGGGGTCCCGTGGCCGACGGAGATGCTCGGCGAGACCCAGGTCTGCGACGCGTCGGGACAGACGCTGGGGCGGCTGTCGTTCGCCGACGGCGAGGGCTGGGTCTGCGCCGACGTCGACTGGGTCGAGCCGTCCGCGGCGCGGCCCGAGAACCCGGTGCCCGAGCACTTCTGGATGCCGGTCCTCCCCTGGACCGTGCACGCCGTCTGGTACGCGACGAACGCCGCCGGGCGCGCGGGCTACGCGCTGCGCAAGCGCCGCGGGGACTTCCCGTGGCAGGCCTGGCCGCCGGAGGTCCGGGAGGCCGACCTCCCGGACTGCGTCCCGGCCGGGATGCTCGCCCTGGACGGCGAGGTGCCCCAGCCCGTGGCGTGA
- a CDS encoding NCS2 family permease, which translates to MSASVTPGEPGIFERMFPIRERGSTVRTEVLGGVATFLTMSYILVVNPAILSQAGLPFGAVVVATALAAAVATAAMGLLSTYPFALASGLGINAVVAFDIILGRQVPWEVGMACVVIEGLIAVALVLAGLREAVVRAVPTSMKLAIGVGIGLFICFVGLRDGGIVVNNPATGVGLGDLTAGPPLIALAGIFVATAMTVRGIRGSILAGIATSTVLGLVFGVLDGPDAVADWPGSDQFSTIGDALDPDNLADALTWALVPVIFALFMTDFFDTIGTAVSLGRAGKLDDAQGELPEMRRVLLVDSGAAVLGGAAGASSVTTYVESGAGVSEGARTGLASLVTAGLFLLAIPFVPLITVIGQSVPYVGDTTVVPAIAPALVMVGFLMTRLVQAIDWGDVQDAVPAFLIIAGIPLTFSIAAGIGLGVLGHVVAMTAAGRARQVHPIMWVLVPMFLAFFAEDWLSVNVF; encoded by the coding sequence GTGAGCGCCAGCGTGACCCCGGGTGAGCCGGGCATCTTCGAGCGGATGTTCCCGATCCGCGAGCGGGGCAGCACCGTCAGGACCGAGGTCCTCGGCGGCGTCGCGACCTTCCTGACGATGAGCTACATCCTCGTCGTCAACCCGGCGATCCTCTCGCAGGCAGGGCTGCCCTTCGGCGCCGTGGTCGTGGCGACCGCGCTCGCCGCCGCCGTCGCGACCGCCGCGATGGGCCTGCTCAGCACGTACCCCTTCGCGCTGGCCAGCGGCCTGGGCATCAACGCCGTCGTCGCGTTCGACATCATCCTCGGGCGCCAGGTGCCCTGGGAGGTCGGGATGGCGTGCGTCGTCATCGAGGGCCTCATCGCCGTGGCGCTCGTCCTGGCCGGGCTGCGCGAGGCGGTCGTCCGCGCGGTCCCGACCTCGATGAAGCTCGCGATCGGCGTCGGCATCGGCCTCTTCATCTGCTTCGTCGGCCTGCGCGACGGCGGCATCGTCGTGAACAACCCGGCGACCGGCGTCGGCCTCGGCGACCTCACCGCGGGCCCGCCGCTCATCGCGCTGGCCGGGATCTTCGTCGCGACCGCCATGACGGTGCGCGGCATCCGCGGCTCGATCCTCGCCGGCATCGCGACCAGCACCGTGCTCGGCCTCGTCTTCGGCGTGCTCGACGGCCCGGACGCCGTCGCCGACTGGCCCGGCAGCGACCAGTTCTCGACCATCGGCGACGCGCTGGACCCCGACAACCTCGCCGACGCGCTGACCTGGGCGCTGGTCCCCGTGATCTTCGCGCTGTTCATGACGGACTTCTTCGACACGATCGGGACGGCCGTCTCGCTCGGGCGCGCCGGCAAGCTCGACGACGCGCAGGGCGAGCTGCCCGAGATGCGCCGCGTGCTGCTCGTCGACTCGGGCGCCGCGGTGCTCGGCGGCGCGGCCGGCGCGTCGAGCGTCACGACCTACGTCGAGTCGGGCGCCGGCGTCTCGGAGGGCGCGCGCACGGGCCTGGCGTCGCTGGTGACCGCCGGCCTGTTCCTCCTGGCCATCCCGTTCGTCCCGCTCATCACGGTCATCGGCCAGTCGGTGCCCTACGTCGGCGACACCACGGTCGTGCCGGCCATCGCGCCGGCGCTCGTCATGGTCGGCTTCCTCATGACGCGCCTGGTCCAGGCGATCGACTGGGGCGACGTCCAGGACGCGGTCCCGGCGTTCCTCATCATCGCCGGCATCCCGCTGACCTTCTCGATCGCCGCCGGCATCGGCCTCGGCGTCCTCGGCCACGTCGTCGCCATGACGGCGGCCGGACGCGCCCGCCAGGTCCACCCGATCATGTGGGTCCTGGTGCCGATGTTCCTCGCCTTCTTCGCCGAGGACTGGCTGTCGGTGAACGTCTTCTGA
- the hpt gene encoding hypoxanthine phosphoribosyltransferase, which translates to MVHPDEHQGEVLITSEELQAKVRELAAQINADYAGRDVLLVCVLKGAVLFLADLLRCLEVPAEVEFMAVSSYGAATETSGVVRVLKDLDRSIDGRHVLVVEDIVDSGLTLDYLLRMLEERRPASLEVCALLTKPERRQVQLEARYVGFEIPDRFVVGYGLDHDERLRGLPHIAALS; encoded by the coding sequence ATGGTCCATCCGGACGAGCACCAGGGCGAGGTCCTCATCACCAGCGAGGAGCTCCAGGCCAAGGTCCGCGAGCTCGCGGCGCAGATCAACGCCGACTACGCCGGGCGCGACGTCCTGCTGGTCTGCGTGCTCAAGGGCGCGGTCCTCTTCCTCGCCGACCTCCTGCGCTGCCTCGAGGTGCCCGCCGAGGTCGAGTTCATGGCCGTCTCGAGCTACGGCGCGGCGACCGAGACCAGCGGCGTCGTGCGGGTCCTGAAGGACCTCGACCGGTCGATCGACGGCCGCCACGTGCTGGTCGTCGAGGACATCGTCGACTCCGGCCTGACCCTGGACTACCTGCTGCGGATGCTCGAGGAGCGCCGCCCCGCGTCGCTCGAGGTCTGCGCGCTGCTGACCAAGCCCGAGCGTCGCCAGGTCCAGCTCGAGGCCCGCTACGTCGGCTTCGAGATCCCGGACCGCTTCGTCGTCGGCTACGGCCTCGACCACGACGAGCGCCTGCGCGGGCTGCCGCACATCGC